In Treponema primitia ZAS-2, a genomic segment contains:
- a CDS encoding PG0541 family transporter-associated protein, with amino-acid sequence MIRIELIANHSVEENLFEAFAAENVGKFYTKIPAVNGVGKSGPKMGDAIWPEENFVLVIWCEEEEARTIERAVAKVKEQFPGEGVKLFGLRSGEPLREALPAPAPEAVPEPDGLEGLAGLVGME; translated from the coding sequence ATGATCCGGATAGAATTAATCGCCAACCACTCGGTGGAGGAGAATCTCTTTGAAGCCTTCGCCGCAGAAAATGTAGGTAAGTTCTACACCAAAATCCCCGCTGTCAACGGAGTCGGCAAGTCCGGCCCAAAGATGGGGGATGCCATCTGGCCTGAAGAAAATTTTGTTCTGGTGATCTGGTGTGAAGAAGAGGAAGCCCGGACCATTGAACGGGCGGTTGCCAAAGTTAAGGAACAGTTCCCCGGGGAAGGGGTAAAGCTCTTTGGCCTCCGTTCCGGGGAGCCCCTCCGGGAAGCCCTGCCTGCCCCGGCCCCGGAAGCCGTTCCCGAACCGGATGGCCTTGAAGGGCTTGCCGGCCTGGTGGGGATGGAGTAG